AAGGAGAGACAGAGTTGTGTttcatcagcatattggtgacatCCACTCCAAATCCCCCGATGatctctcccagcggtttcacaTAGATGTGAAAAAGCGTGGGGGATAGAATAGAACCCTGCAGCACTCTACACTGAGCAGGttttcccagcatcaccatctagGACCTatcagccaagaaggagcagaatcaCTTCAGAGTAGTGAACTTAAGCCCAAGCTTGGCCAGTCAACCCAGAAGGATActatggttgatggtatcgaaggcagctaagaggtccagcaggaccagcagagaTGCATTTCCTTTATCTAATTCATGACAAAGATCATCCCCCAGGGCAACCAAAGCTGTCTCTGTTCAAGGCACAGCCTGAAGCTGGATTggaaggggtccagataatccatcTCATCTAGGATCCCCTGGacctgagatgccaccacctgctcaatatTAACCTACTATTTTTTTTACACAGAAATTCACCAGAGTAAAATTAAtctaaaacagcattaaaacacTCAAGAAAAGCTGCAATCAGGTTCTATCCTGAAAGGTTGTGCCAAAAACAGAGAGAGTTGTTCTGTCTGCCTTCAGTGGGTAAACAGCAAAGAGGCTGTGGGCTTCCCTTGGCATAGTGTTCCcaaatgttggtgccactacagaaaaTGTTGTATACCTTGTGCCCACACACCAAACTTCATATAGTGGGGGGGAAGACACATGGAGCAGGAGCCTCAAGGTAGATCTCAAAGGTCAGTCTCATATGGAGTTCTTTGTCTCCCAGGGAACTTCATTATTGCACACTGGTTAGCAGCATACAGATGTGTGCCCATAACCACAAAGGAATTAACTGCACTGGTAAGAATGCTAACAGAGCTTCTGCCTGTTTACTCGGTTTCCACCATCTGTACACAAGGATCAGCATGTTTTGCATGACAATGTGATACCAGTGGGGTTCCATTGCACCCATTATACATCAACAGGACCCTGTGTGGATGAATTTGCATGTGTGCTGCTTTCATGCCTAATGAAAAGAAATGTGACATGCACGATTTATGCTAGGTAAAGTCCCACAGCAGATGTTGGGCTTAAAAGGTTTTGTTAAATtatccaagaggaaaaaaaaaataaaagcctaGGGAAATTTCAAGCCATTTCCCTAGCATACACTGAGGCTGACCAGTCTGCTCCTATTTAGTCACCCAGAACAATCACTCATTTCCCAGCACAGAGCTTACTCAtttgcaagttttttttaaaaggaagacatTTCTGCACATGCCCATAATATTCTTCACCACTGGGGGCAGCTTTACATAAGACTGCATTCACCGAAACCAAAGCAACAGTCGGAGGAGCTTTCAGAATGACAGTATGCAGAAGTGAACAGTGCTTGTTCATTGTACAggatcagcctggcttctgtgctCCAACGCAGTTTCCTTAGCCGGATCGGGGTGCTAACTATGAGAACTGCTCTCCAGTGGAATACAGACAGCTGAATTCAGATCACTGAGAATCACTTGGGAGGAATCTATCATGCTATGCACTGGGAGATTCTAAAGAAGCCCGCTTTCTCAATGTAAAGATGCAAAAACGCACTATCCATGAAGATCCTATTACCTAGGAAGAACCTGACATCCTGCTGCAAATGCTGTGTTGGGATTTATTCATTCTTGGGGTGTTCAGCATGGCTGGCAAAGAATAATGTTCCAAAATCGGTCCATCTCCCAAGGGGTCCAATTTTTCTTCCCGGGTGTCAGCAAGCCCTGACTCACCACAGAGCAGCTGACAGGGGCTGTCATGCTTGTGGCACCCTAAGCAAAAGCAAAAGACCTAAGGACGACCTTTGAACAACACAAAGGATGGGTATgttttccattttatttatttatagctaGCCTACAGTAGTTCCTGCACTGATTCTAAATTAATGACTCTATAGGTTTGCCTCTGTATAAGCTCTGCCTAGGGTTAAATTGCCCAGTGACCGTATTTGAATGTGACTAGCATAAATACAGATAGAGATATGATTTCTTTTTGTTTATTAAGATATGGTAGATGGGGGAATTAAACAGGTTGCAAAGAAGTTGTCCTGCTGGGGATTTCTTGTTATGCATTTAAGTAAGAGTTTCAAACATGATTGAAATAGATCTGGATTGGTTTTTGGGGGGATAACTTTTCTAAGTTATTTTTATTTCCAGGTTTCAATGTATTTAGGCTATTGAGCGGATCAGCTGTAGCCCTGGTAATAGCCCCAACTGTATTACTGACAATGCTTTCGTCTGCTGAACGAGGATGCCCTAAGGGCTGTAGGTGTGAAGGCAAAATGGTATATTGCGAGTCCCAGAAATTACAGGAGATACCCTCAAGTATATCAGCTGGTTGTTTAGGTTTGTCCCTTCGCTATAACAGCCTCCAGAAACTAAAATACAATCAGTTTAAAGGTCTTAATCAACTCACCTGGCTGTATCTAGACCATAACCACATCAGCAATATTGACGAAAATGCTTTCAATGGAATACGCAGGCTAAAAGAGTTGATCCTGAGTTCCAACAGAATTGCCTATTTTCTTAATAACACCTTCAGACCTGTGACAAATCTCCGGAACTTAGATTTGTCATACAACCAGCTGCAGTCTCTAGGATCTGAACAGTTCAGGGGCTTAAGGAAGCTGGTGAGTTTACATTTGCGGTCCAATTCCCTCAGAACAATCCCTGTCCGAATTTTCCAGGACTGTAGGAACCTCGAACTCTTAGACCTGGGCTACAACAGGATCCGAAGCTTAGCAAGGAATGTCTTTGCAGGCATGATCAGGCTGAAAGAGCTTCACCTGGAGCACAATCAATTTTCTAAGCTTAACTTGGCACTTTTTCCAAGGCTAGTCAGCCTTCAGAACCTTTATTTACAGTGGAATAAAATCAGCGTTATAGGACAAACGATGTCCTGGACCTGGAGCTCATTACAAAGGCTTGATTTATCAGGCAATGAAATAGAAGCATTCAGTGGACCTAGTGTTTTCCAATGCGTGCCCAATTTGCAGCGCCTCAACCTGGATTCCAATAAGCTCACATTTATTGGTCAAGAAATTTTGGATTCTTGGATATCTCTCAATGACATCAGCCTTGCTGGGAATATATGGGAATGCAGCAGAAACATTTGCTCCCTGGTAAACTGGTTAAAAAGTTTTAAAGGGCTGAGGGAAAATACAATTATCTGTGCCAGCCCCAAAGAGCTTCAAGGGGTGAATGTTATTGACGCAGTGAAAAATTATAGCATATGTGGCAAAAGTACTACGGAGAGGTTTGAATTGCCACGGGCTCCCCCCAAGCCAACCTTTAAACCCAAAGTCATCAGGCCTAAGCATGAGAGcaagccccctctgccccccactgTCGGGACCACCGAAGCCAGCACAGAGCCTGAGCATGACACCGAACACATCTCCTTCCACAAAATCATCGCAGGGAGCGTGGCCCTTTTCTTGTCGGTGCTTGTGATCCTGCTGGTGATCTACGTGTCGTGGAAGCGTTACCCTGCCAGCatgaagcagctgcagcagcgctCTCTCATGAGAAGGCACAGGAAAAAGAAACGGCAGTCGCTGAAGCAGATGACTCCAACCACACAGGAATTTTATGTCGATTATAAGCCAACAAATACTGAGACCAGCGAGATGCTGCTGAACGGAACAGGACCCTGTACATACAGCAAGTCGGGCTCCCGGGAATGTGAGGTATGAACCATTGTGATAAAAGAGCTTTTGAAAAGCTGGGAAAATAATGGTACTTTTGTTGAACTCTGGTGACCATAAAGGGAACATGTCTCTTTCACTTTTCTGACACAACACATCCATACCACCTCTGTCGCATGTTCATAATGTTGTCCTTTACTCTCCTTTGTTTGCATGTCCATAAATCCATTGAAACAGAAAAGACCATGAACAAGTGTACTCAGTGTATTTAGTGGGAGCTCAGGTTTGACATACCTGTCGTACAGTCTCTTTACTGTTTTCAAATTCCCTTATTTTCCAATAGATAACTTATTTCACAAGGAATACAATAtatgttcttttgtttttaaagttgctATATGAAAGTGTTGCTCTCACGTACACAAATCAGGATTAAGAACTAAGTACAGTGCAGAAAAACAATACAAGTATTCTAAAATTCACTTCATGATTCAAGGACACTTTAGATCAGCCAGGTGCTGTCATGAGCTTTAGAAACACTCTAGGGCTTGCTTTGGCTTATAGATGGTGCAGGAACAACCCTGAAAGAATGCCTGATTTCTGATCAGTGCAAGGCACTGTCAGAAGCCAATGGTCTTAAAGCAACATCCTGAACTactggagatgggggcaggggaaTCACTTGGCTGaatgaaagggaggggggagcaacgCTTTCATAAGGAATAAAAGGAAGGGTGATGGAACAGAATGGGATTCACAGCACTATGTTATCAACACAATAGAGTTTGTAGAGTTGAGAAGTCCTAATTGAAACCTGCTCATGTGGTTTCATATAAAAGGTGCTAGTGTTTCTCCCTCCTCACAGCCAGTTGCCTTTCAGAAAGTAGTCAAAAGGCATTCATTAAACAAGGAGCCCAAATTCCTTATTGATGCAATTAGAGGAGCTGAAATGTACAGTTACAAAGGCAAAACCACTTCCTGCACACATTTGCTTGGGTGCTCATTAGAAATTCTGTTTTCTACTGTGTCAAAGGCATTAATGTGATTGATGATGAAGCCATTAAATCTGTCATTTTTCCTCTTTCAAAAATGCTATGTTGTACTTGGTGGTGTTGCATTATGCAATTTGCCACTTTGGGTATTTAGAAAGCGGGTTGGACAACACAATAAATACAGCCCAGCTACTCGGAAAAGCTGTAGTGAAAATTCAATACCTACCCAGGCTAAGGGAAAGCACATCagaaggtttttttaaaaggaaaagtccATGGATCAATGGAAAAAAATTAATCATTTCTCTTCTATAACCTTGTTAAGTGATATTTTAAttcacttgcattttttttatatGAATGTGATGTTCAGTTGTATTTGAGGGGAATCAAGATGGTTATTTGTAATCAAGACCATCACTCATCAAGTGTTGTGACAAAATATAATTCATTGAAAATATCTCTTCATGTTTTGAAATAAATGATGGTTGGATGTTCCTTAGGAAAACAGCTCTCATTTCTCAAATGAAATCAGGAGTATGTTTATAAAAACTGGCAAAGAATTCCACCACCTCTATTGCGTAACTTGATTTGGCTTCATACACTGCCCAACTCTGACCACTTGGGAGAGAATGTTTCTCTAAAGCAGTTCCACTGCAGCAATCTAGAAATGGCTTCCATGTTCTGCTTTATTTTTTGCCTTCTGAGAAAAATAATGAAAGAAAATCACCTTGGAGTGCTCCAGAGATAAGAGCTGCATCATTTGAGCAGCATTAATACACTTATGGTGATTTTCAGGTAATAAACTGGCATTCAGTTTTTTGTGGGAGCATCAGCAGAAAGAGAGTGAGAGGCTTCTTCATAGTTTTACTAATATGGAACTAGTATATCATGCATTTGTTGAAAAGCCAAGAGTAAAAGATTCCAATCCGATTAACAATGCAGGCATATGATGTACTTTACACCGGAGATGTGATTTTCGGAGCGAAGATCTCCATTGAGATTCATATAATATGCTCATAAAATTGAATATATCTAGTCCTATCAGACGTCCAACATTATACCAGGCAACTAATGTCTAAGCTGAAGACTCTGGCTTGTTGTAAGCACCATATTAGAAGATGTCTATTGGTGGGCAATGCCAAGTTTATACACAACGGGTAAAAAAAATCACCACCATCAGGAATTATAACACAGAAGTGTTTTCCTAGTTTTTGATTTCTGGCTGTTAATTTGCATTGGAAGTATATTTCATAGTGCTAATGAGGGACTGTTTTGtcatggaaatatgagaatgtttTCACAGGAACTTAGTGTTCTCAACTGAATACGATGACAGACGGGTTGCAAATAACACTAGAGTAACTTTAAAAGTAGGTATGTTGGTTTGTTACCATATTTGAAGGGGACATGACACGGAAGTAAACCATGTGCTCCTTTCTGCAAAAAGCTATGGCTAAAATGATGTGCTACAGCACTTTATAATTCAGGGATGGGGGAATATAGGAAAGGGAACCTATGGACATTCCGATAGTCAGCAAACCAGTTGAACTATTAATGTATTAATAGCCATCATGATGATACAGAGTTAATATCCAAAAAATAATGTCCAGGCAATTTAAAAGGCAATGAACTCAATTTTTACCTGAAGAACTTGTGACAGGCTATATTTATATATGTGCATCTTCAATGATAAACACAGATGAATTAGTAATTAAATACTACAGTCTTCTGAGAAAgaagctgctggctggctggctgcacagCTTATACATGCCATTGCCAACGACAGAACTTTAGAAACAGCTGGGTTGAATAAAATTGGTTCCAGGTGAGAGAGATTGATTGTAAATGGTCTCAAGAGAATCCAACTGTGCTTTATTCGTTATTTTGGACAACCAACAAATAACAGGTCAGGGGTTTCCATAATGTACCTTTCCAAGTctagagtgaccagatacaaaggaggacagaCTTTCTGCATCTTTAAGGTTATGCAGAAGAGGGGGTGCTGGCAGGAGGCAACTTGTCATGCAGGGATGAAAAAACAGCACCTGAAGTCTAAATATATAGGAGCCCTGTACGCCTTTGCATCTAAGTCAGCCTACTCATATCTCCTAACAAAGACCAAATAAATATTTCTCAGTGAAACAGACCCATGCTATCATTTATCAGGTAGCAATATCACAGTAAAGCCATTTTCCTCCTCATGTGATGAAGTGGCCCAATAAAAAGACACTTCTGTGACAAAATTGCAAGCTATTGTGTTCTGGAAAATGCTAGAAAACATGCATTTTGCTTGATTTCATATCTTGTGATTATGACATGTGTGTGCACCATATGCCACTTTCACAAAACCCTTTTATCACATTCATATGCAAGAGGGGAAAATAGAAACATCGCATGACATATCCACCTCAGACATAGGTCAAGGAAATCCAGTGAGGCCAATGCACAGAAAACAGGTGGAAGTAATCTAAATACAATCAGAGCCAAGCAGATTAAAGGACAAAAGGAAAGAGTAGGGCACACAACTGTTTTAAGGTCTGTGAAGGATGGATTGCAAGGCAAGAGGAAGAGCTGACAGCATGAACATCAGTAGGAGCACAGCCCCCCTAGTCAGCAATTGCAATTATGAAAGGGCAAGTGGGTGGGTATTCTAGTACTTGATTAATAAATGGTGTTGTGATATTTCAGGAAGAATACTATCCTTCCTTTGCAATTACATGTGCTTCCTTATACAAGCCCATTACAATTTGAGAATGCTGAGCTCTAAGTGCAACCCTGCAAGATGGATAGATGGTCTCAGGGCCAACCCAACTCCCTTTCCCAAAGTTTTTGAAGCTGCAAGTCACCATCACCCCATTCTTGGACACAGGTGTTCCTCTACCTTTTTTTTCATCAAGCAGCAGCAGGCTTTGCACAactgcttttcttcttcctgcagCGCTCTTCATGGCAGAGTCtggggagcaaaagaggaagtgagaAGAGCAGAGTGGTGGCAAGAGAGGCTCTAGGCTGCTGCCACTTTACTCTCCTCACTTCCTGTTCTGGTTCCCAGACTCTGCCATGAGGAGCattgcaaaaggaggaagggtgGCTGGTAGTGTAGGCTTGCTCAGGAGGGTCTAGTCTGGTGAATGGCCAGTGGATGGTGTggcttgggtgggggggggggtgaggatgacaatgtgcactgctggaacatgtgTCACATTAAGCAGTTCATTCACCTGGCCAAGTCATACAACAATTTCACCATTTCACTCATTTGTTCTCTAGTAGCAAAccaataaaaacaaaatgcaggTGGGAGTGCTCCTGGTGAGAAAAGCAGCAAAGTAGGTCAGGATGAAATCTCAATGTTGTAAGTCAGTAAGCAACAGAAGAGGAACTGATAAGTTAAGATCATTGCTACTGACAATGGGGACACTAAAAGTGAGCTGAAAGTGAAACTGGTCTGTAAATTGACCAGTTTACAGAGATGACTCTAGCCCAAGTTATTTTGTTTACTCACTAGGGATCAAACAGACTGCAGCTCCCCATCATCTCTCTGGCCCAGGGGATCCAGGGCTTCTTCCCATATTCTTATTTGACCAATTCATATAAGCTCCCAGTGACATGAGAGTTAATTTCCTTCCATGTGATTCCACTGGTCTGAGGCAATGTGTACAGTACGTGTATAGTATATGGGTGGTGCTCCTGTTGTGATTTCTTATCATAAGAATGTTGCCCAACTAGGAGGCAACAGGAGCCTGTTTAAGTTCCAGGAGCAGAGAGGCACTGCACTACAGGGAAGCAactccaggcccaatcctatctagttttccaatgccagtgcagtctCAATGAAGCTGTGAAgaaaaggaacaagcattccctcacctggaagaggcctctgtgactgtctccctactgcaggttgcagtgtatgctctgttggcaaggctgcactagcactggaacattggataggatctggccctccAAAACTCCTGCAAGTAAAGGAATACCTGAACATTGTTTCATTTAAGTCTTCAGGACATTgtcctgagggcacaatcctaaccaactttccagcattgacgtAAGGGTGATGCAGATCTAAGGTAAGgtgacaaacattcccttaccttgaggagcctctgtgactgccacccaactgcaggatgcagcacatgttccattggcacagctatgtaatgctagaaagttggttaggatttgggcctgaatttGTCTCTCAGTTCCATAGTGTTTTGGACTCCAAGTTTCTAAAACATGACATTGCACATGTTTAAGAAGAGTTGGTACTGGCACATGACAGGGCATCACTTGAATattcagtgacatcacaatgactTAATGTGTCAGCACACTCATGCAGCATTTGTCTGCCATTCCGGCCAAATGGGTTCCCTGCAGCTCCAACCTCCACCACTCTACCGCCAAGGCCATAAAGGTTACACAAAAGTCTTTTAAGAGATGCTTTCAAACTGAGTGTTGCTAAAACCAGCTTCTATCTTATATTTCTATTTTGTACATTTGTTTTG
This portion of the Tiliqua scincoides isolate rTilSci1 chromosome 3, rTilSci1.hap2, whole genome shotgun sequence genome encodes:
- the LRRTM3 gene encoding LOW QUALITY PROTEIN: leucine-rich repeat transmembrane neuronal protein 3 (The sequence of the model RefSeq protein was modified relative to this genomic sequence to represent the inferred CDS: inserted 2 bases in 1 codon) — encoded protein: MIEIDLDWXFWGDNFSKLFLFPGFNVFRLLSGSAVALVIAPTVLLTMLSSAERGCPKGCRCEGKMVYCESQKLQEIPSSISAGCLGLSLRYNSLQKLKYNQFKGLNQLTWLYLDHNHISNIDENAFNGIRRLKELILSSNRIAYFLNNTFRPVTNLRNLDLSYNQLQSLGSEQFRGLRKLVSLHLRSNSLRTIPVRIFQDCRNLELLDLGYNRIRSLARNVFAGMIRLKELHLEHNQFSKLNLALFPRLVSLQNLYLQWNKISVIGQTMSWTWSSLQRLDLSGNEIEAFSGPSVFQCVPNLQRLNLDSNKLTFIGQEILDSWISLNDISLAGNIWECSRNICSLVNWLKSFKGLRENTIICASPKELQGVNVIDAVKNYSICGKSTTERFELPRAPPKPTFKPKVIRPKHESKPPLPPTVGTTEASTEPEHDTEHISFHKIIAGSVALFLSVLVILLVIYVSWKRYPASMKQLQQRSLMRRHRKKKRQSLKQMTPTTQEFYVDYKPTNTETSEMLLNGTGPCTYSKSGSRECEIPLSMNVSTFLAYDQPTISYCGVHHELLAHKPYESNAQDETMETHLETDLDLSTITTVARNQ